The following proteins come from a genomic window of Leptospira andrefontaineae:
- a CDS encoding sigma-54-dependent transcriptional regulator, whose product MRIFIVDDEPEIRKSLQDILEDENYEAEQFSSGKNFLKHLKIERPSLVLLDVWLGKEDGLSILDEIKKIYPTVPVVMISGHGTIELAVQATKKGALNFLEKPLSIAKVLEAVEEALVYSERSESPEIKLESDEILGNSPAIQKVKFSIAQAAATNARVFIYGENGTGKELVAKTIFKNSKRKDQPFVEVNCAALPEELIESELFGYVKGAFTGATDTRIGKFEAANGGTLFLDEICDMSLSTQAKVLRILQEQRFEKLGSTEQVSVDVRIIAATNIPVEEAIKEGKFREDLYYRLNVIPITIPPLRDRKSDIPLLVDHYVRQTIAENNLTPKIIEKEAVSILESHFWPGNIRELKNVIERLCIMTVSDIIRAQDVKDSMTGFVKANDLVEKGDFKKAKEEFEKQYILKTLQTNEGNVSKTSKALGIERSHLYRKMKSLGIQAEDIHD is encoded by the coding sequence ATGAGAATATTCATAGTTGATGACGAACCGGAAATCCGTAAATCTCTCCAAGATATTTTGGAGGATGAGAACTACGAAGCGGAACAATTTTCATCCGGCAAAAACTTCTTAAAACATCTAAAGATAGAAAGACCTAGCCTTGTTTTACTGGATGTATGGCTCGGAAAGGAAGACGGACTCAGCATCTTAGATGAAATCAAAAAAATCTATCCAACCGTTCCGGTAGTAATGATCTCAGGGCATGGAACAATTGAACTTGCAGTACAAGCTACAAAAAAGGGCGCTCTAAACTTTTTAGAAAAACCTTTGTCCATAGCAAAAGTTCTAGAAGCGGTAGAAGAAGCATTAGTATATTCAGAAAGATCCGAATCTCCTGAAATCAAACTGGAATCGGATGAAATTTTGGGGAATTCTCCTGCAATCCAAAAGGTAAAATTCTCGATTGCTCAAGCAGCAGCCACAAACGCCAGAGTTTTTATTTACGGAGAGAATGGGACAGGAAAGGAATTAGTCGCTAAAACTATATTCAAAAATTCTAAAAGAAAAGACCAACCATTCGTAGAAGTAAACTGCGCCGCTCTTCCAGAAGAATTGATAGAATCTGAATTATTCGGTTATGTAAAAGGAGCATTTACAGGAGCCACAGACACAAGGATCGGAAAATTCGAAGCTGCCAATGGAGGCACATTATTCCTGGACGAGATCTGTGACATGTCCTTATCCACTCAGGCAAAAGTACTTCGTATTCTACAAGAACAAAGATTCGAAAAGTTGGGAAGCACGGAACAAGTCTCAGTAGATGTTAGAATTATCGCTGCTACGAATATCCCTGTGGAAGAAGCGATCAAAGAAGGAAAGTTCAGAGAAGATCTATATTATAGATTAAACGTGATCCCGATCACCATTCCTCCGTTAAGAGATCGCAAATCCGACATTCCACTTTTAGTGGACCATTATGTCAGACAAACAATCGCAGAAAATAATCTTACTCCTAAAATTATAGAGAAAGAAGCGGTTTCTATCCTAGAAAGCCATTTCTGGCCAGGGAATATAAGAGAATTAAAGAATGTGATCGAAAGACTTTGTATCATGACAGTAAGCGATATTATCCGCGCCCAAGATGTGAAAGACTCCATGACCGGTTTCGTAAAAGCGAATGATCTGGTGGAAAAAGGGGATTTCAAAAAGGCTAAGGAAGAATTCGAAAAGCAGTATATTCTTAAAACATTACAGACGAACGAAGGAAACGTTTCCAAAACTTCCAAGGCTCTCGGAATAGAAAGATCTCACTTATATAGAAAAATGAAATCCTTAGGAATACAGGCGGAGGATATCCATGACTAA
- a CDS encoding HPr family phosphocarrier protein encodes MKEIHLKINENGAGMHARPASVFVNCAAKYSCEVLVSKDGVEVNGKSIMGLMMLALAPGAEFSIKTEGVGEEEAADALAKLVEGDFAL; translated from the coding sequence TTGAAAGAAATCCACCTCAAAATTAACGAAAACGGCGCAGGGATGCATGCTCGTCCCGCCTCTGTCTTTGTGAATTGCGCGGCAAAATACTCCTGCGAAGTTCTGGTCTCTAAAGACGGAGTAGAAGTGAACGGCAAAAGTATCATGGGACTCATGATGTTAGCCTTAGCACCCGGTGCAGAATTTTCCATAAAAACAGAAGGCGTAGGGGAAGAAGAAGCGGCAGATGCATTGGCCAAACTAGTGGAAGGCGATTTTGCGCTATGA
- the hprK gene encoding HPr(Ser) kinase/phosphatase — MSVPGINVSNILKDHPELGLKLIAGEDGLQNRIHSSEINRPGLSLTGFYESFAHDRIQIFGKGEWAYITSKEGEDLEKLAADFFHFHLNCIIFTHGNVPPPIFVEYCDRLNIPLLGSDVSTHKFITLISQILDRSLAPRTMRHGVLIEVFGIGILLSGKSGVGKSETALELIERGHRLVADDMVEIRRLSESYLIGTCSDLLRHHMEIRGLGILNIKDIFGIGSVRDHKLIELIIHLEEWTEEKEFDRTGLENRTEEVLGVNIPLIKLPVRPGRNIPIIVETAAMNQRLKKLGKNAAAEFSQKLNIYLQQGKVERNPPQN, encoded by the coding sequence ATGTCCGTTCCTGGAATCAATGTATCTAATATTCTAAAAGACCATCCTGAGTTAGGTTTAAAACTAATCGCAGGAGAGGATGGACTCCAAAATCGGATCCATAGTTCCGAGATCAATAGACCAGGTCTCTCACTCACAGGGTTTTACGAAAGTTTTGCTCATGATCGTATCCAAATTTTTGGAAAAGGAGAATGGGCATATATCACCTCTAAGGAAGGTGAGGACTTAGAAAAACTCGCTGCGGATTTTTTCCATTTTCATTTGAATTGTATTATATTCACTCACGGGAATGTTCCTCCTCCTATCTTCGTAGAATATTGTGATCGTCTGAATATTCCTCTTTTGGGTTCGGATGTTTCTACTCATAAATTTATCACTCTAATTTCTCAAATTTTGGACAGAAGTCTTGCACCTAGAACTATGCGACATGGGGTTCTAATCGAAGTATTCGGGATTGGGATACTTCTGTCCGGTAAAAGTGGTGTGGGTAAAAGTGAAACCGCACTCGAACTCATAGAAAGAGGTCACCGTTTAGTCGCGGACGATATGGTTGAGATCAGAAGACTTTCCGAAAGTTATTTGATCGGGACTTGTTCCGATCTTCTTCGCCACCATATGGAGATCAGAGGATTAGGAATTCTGAATATAAAGGATATATTCGGAATTGGATCGGTGCGAGATCATAAACTCATAGAATTAATCATCCATTTGGAAGAATGGACAGAAGAAAAAGAATTCGATCGAACTGGACTCGAAAACAGAACGGAAGAAGTTCTCGGAGTGAATATTCCTTTGATAAAACTTCCGGTTCGACCTGGACGAAATATTCCAATCATAGTAGAAACTGCTGCAATGAACCAAAGATTAAAAAAACTAGGGAAGAATGCGGCGGCGGAATTCAGCCAAAAATTAAATATCTATCTACAGCAAGGAAAAGTTGAAAGAAATCCACCTCAAAATTAA
- a CDS encoding LptA/OstA family protein, translating to MKRIIVLFFLLFLLPGHLGSHSRPPLLFSAETLDPKSFQGIGEADPKRKESFPTFWGANALTQEDREVQGLKVTIFSLEGGAWIQHKKVKLGANRIEVFGKEAYKAFLKNGVHIEDQENGTVMRAGVGEYDKYSEMVYIKERPRLSFRDKTGKTTVISAKQIDRELNTKITKLHGGVIVNHPEVTIFCAEAVFKESEHLITTDPDPILISKNRYLSGKKLSFYTNESRILLEENTVLFQSSEETKKDPEGNEKKQNILTILKGDKIESRPNEENDRTVLISGNATVLRKDLKITSDTIESVGKDSHTIKARKNIKVHDRENNLILSGNVFDYFRNENYLHLTDEGKMEFLEKNSDQVTSTITAQEFERFLDQKETVIRGNIWIKSKSTEAQGEYATYFENEESVILEGNPRINRSGKILRAGKIVFYPREGRSILTEGVHLGN from the coding sequence ATGAAACGTATCATAGTATTATTTTTTTTATTATTTTTGCTTCCCGGGCATTTGGGATCTCACTCTAGGCCTCCGCTTCTATTTTCTGCAGAAACATTAGATCCAAAAAGTTTCCAAGGAATTGGAGAAGCAGATCCGAAACGTAAAGAAAGTTTTCCTACTTTCTGGGGAGCAAATGCACTTACCCAAGAAGACAGAGAAGTTCAGGGACTCAAAGTAACGATCTTCAGTTTAGAAGGCGGAGCCTGGATCCAACATAAAAAAGTAAAATTGGGCGCAAACAGGATCGAGGTTTTCGGAAAAGAAGCATATAAAGCTTTTTTAAAGAACGGAGTACATATAGAAGACCAGGAAAACGGAACTGTGATGAGAGCAGGCGTTGGAGAATATGATAAATACTCCGAAATGGTCTATATCAAAGAAAGGCCTAGGCTTAGTTTCCGGGACAAAACTGGCAAAACTACGGTCATTTCTGCAAAACAGATAGATAGGGAATTAAACACTAAGATCACAAAATTACATGGTGGAGTGATCGTAAATCATCCGGAAGTTACCATCTTTTGTGCAGAAGCGGTTTTTAAAGAATCAGAACATCTGATCACTACTGATCCAGATCCTATCCTAATCTCTAAGAACAGATATTTGAGCGGTAAAAAGTTATCCTTCTACACAAATGAAAGCAGGATTCTTTTAGAAGAAAACACAGTATTATTCCAATCCTCCGAAGAAACTAAAAAGGATCCGGAAGGAAATGAGAAAAAACAAAACATTCTCACCATCCTAAAAGGGGATAAGATAGAAAGTCGCCCAAATGAGGAAAATGATCGAACGGTTCTTATCAGCGGAAATGCAACCGTTCTTAGAAAGGATCTGAAAATTACTTCGGATACTATTGAGTCCGTTGGAAAAGATTCCCATACAATCAAGGCTAGAAAGAATATCAAAGTTCATGATAGAGAGAATAATCTTATTCTTTCGGGTAACGTATTCGATTATTTTAGAAATGAAAACTATCTTCACCTGACAGACGAAGGTAAAATGGAATTTTTAGAAAAAAATTCGGATCAGGTAACGAGCACGATCACGGCTCAAGAATTCGAACGTTTCTTGGATCAAAAAGAAACAGTGATCAGAGGAAATATTTGGATCAAATCCAAGTCCACAGAGGCGCAAGGAGAGTACGCCACATATTTTGAAAACGAGGAATCCGTAATTTTAGAGGGAAATCCTAGGATTAATCGAAGTGGTAAGATCCTAAGAGCGGGAAAAATCGTCTTTTATCCAAGAGAAGGAAGATCAATTCTGACAGAAGGAGTCCATTTAGGAAATTAG
- the lptC gene encoding LPS export ABC transporter periplasmic protein LptC translates to MDPETARKYGPGLGVGLGIFFLVLFFYSGGKSDAKYTRVEEEKEKGSTVSFKNFAKDQYDGNGTILWKLKAEEAYLYADEKRYVLYGINFDQYENGKFKSRLTGEKGEINQTTKLMKLTGNILLKTEEHRTLRAKSLDYNDETKELSSNEEVVIDANGTHIRGVGLRADKDLNKFTILRPSAITQGGSNPLNSSSPKEK, encoded by the coding sequence ATAGACCCGGAAACCGCTAGGAAATACGGTCCGGGCTTAGGAGTAGGACTCGGAATTTTTTTCCTAGTTCTTTTCTTCTATTCCGGTGGAAAATCGGACGCTAAGTATACCCGCGTAGAAGAAGAAAAAGAAAAAGGCTCCACTGTTTCTTTCAAAAATTTCGCAAAAGACCAGTATGATGGGAACGGAACCATATTATGGAAATTGAAAGCGGAAGAAGCATATCTTTACGCAGACGAAAAAAGATATGTTCTATATGGGATCAATTTCGACCAATATGAGAATGGAAAGTTTAAGTCCAGACTCACAGGTGAAAAGGGAGAGATCAATCAGACCACAAAGCTGATGAAACTGACAGGGAATATTCTTCTTAAAACGGAAGAACATAGGACCCTGAGGGCAAAATCATTGGATTATAATGATGAGACCAAAGAACTCAGTTCTAACGAAGAAGTTGTAATAGATGCAAACGGAACTCATATTAGAGGAGTGGGCTTAAGGGCAGACAAGGATCTGAACAAGTTTACAATTTTAAGACCGAGCGCGATTACACAAGGTGGCTCTAATCCGCTCAACTCTTCTTCCCCTAAAGAAAAATGA
- a CDS encoding LIC_11548 family sensor histidine kinase — translation MEEENRYYLRDLLILSGVISLSVLAAELIHFRNSENIDIVDRILIYVYYTVPLVVLFLVVSYFYRNRRNLETGRLKSSIRYRLSLSFLFIAMLPSFPVFLLTSNVIGRVFEGFYGLDIAQALEAGDHFVRKELDLEKNNLLEKAKLFRNLVQRQNPNPNLLTNRANELDLISNPNYYVGWYENNLPILENRALKLAIFSEEFINLGTEEGISEKLALSQNLGFYLLKIDSPSPTKFLILGKRVFQGEESKAYSFINTRKNYITADLAKEKLPYEVRLTITLLTVFAFLLSIFFSLVFARKISRPIIDLANATQKVSLGDTDINLPLTEGGEIGALVESFNQMVKDLKSKNEELMHTQRIAAWKEVAQRMAHEIKNPLTPIQLSAERIRRKLNSEVPEEFQEIVTKGSETIVGQVKILEHLVNEFSEFARMPAPRLINQHLEPVVLESAKLFEHTPGIQIELNFAKNLPEIFLDKKLFLGIMNNLFKNAVEAIEKRRQKGDLSVAQGKVRISTVLEKRIMRRSVVLFVEDNGIGVSPEYRSKVFEPYYSTKDEHVSGIGLAIVQKTVIDHNGHISVDSSELGGCKFRIELPVA, via the coding sequence ATAGAAGAGGAGAATCGATACTATCTTCGAGATCTTCTGATTTTATCTGGGGTGATCTCTTTATCAGTTCTCGCAGCTGAGCTTATCCATTTTAGAAATTCAGAAAATATAGATATAGTAGATCGGATACTGATCTATGTATATTATACGGTTCCATTAGTCGTACTATTCCTGGTCGTTTCTTATTTTTATAGAAATCGTAGGAATTTAGAAACAGGAAGGCTGAAAAGTTCCATTCGTTATAGACTTTCTCTTTCATTTTTGTTCATCGCAATGCTTCCTTCTTTTCCAGTATTTTTACTCACTTCTAATGTGATAGGAAGAGTATTCGAAGGATTTTACGGCTTGGACATCGCTCAGGCCCTGGAGGCAGGCGATCATTTTGTCAGAAAGGAACTGGATCTTGAAAAGAATAATCTATTAGAAAAAGCTAAACTATTCAGAAACCTCGTCCAAAGACAAAATCCAAACCCGAATCTACTTACCAATCGAGCCAACGAATTAGATTTAATCTCTAATCCAAATTATTATGTGGGATGGTATGAAAATAATCTTCCGATCCTTGAAAATAGAGCCTTAAAGTTAGCAATTTTTTCAGAAGAATTTATAAATCTTGGAACGGAAGAAGGAATTTCCGAAAAACTAGCTTTAAGTCAAAATTTAGGATTTTACCTACTCAAAATAGATTCTCCAAGTCCTACAAAATTTCTCATATTAGGAAAGCGTGTTTTTCAGGGGGAAGAATCCAAAGCCTATTCTTTTATCAATACCAGAAAGAATTATATCACTGCTGACTTAGCAAAAGAAAAACTTCCTTATGAAGTCAGACTTACGATTACTCTGCTGACCGTATTCGCATTTTTACTTTCTATCTTCTTCTCTCTTGTATTCGCTCGGAAAATTTCAAGGCCTATCATAGATCTTGCTAACGCCACACAAAAGGTTTCCTTAGGAGATACTGATATCAATCTTCCACTTACAGAAGGAGGTGAGATCGGCGCATTAGTAGAATCTTTTAACCAAATGGTGAAAGACCTAAAATCCAAAAATGAAGAACTGATGCATACCCAAAGGATTGCAGCCTGGAAAGAAGTGGCGCAGAGAATGGCTCACGAAATTAAAAATCCACTGACTCCGATCCAACTTTCCGCTGAAAGAATTCGCAGAAAACTAAACTCAGAAGTCCCCGAAGAATTCCAAGAGATCGTAACCAAAGGAAGTGAAACCATAGTCGGTCAGGTAAAAATTTTAGAACATCTAGTAAACGAATTCTCTGAGTTTGCTAGAATGCCTGCTCCTAGGCTTATCAACCAACATCTGGAGCCGGTAGTTTTAGAAAGTGCGAAACTTTTCGAACATACACCTGGGATCCAAATTGAACTCAACTTCGCCAAAAATTTGCCTGAAATCTTTTTGGACAAAAAATTGTTTTTAGGAATTATGAACAATCTTTTCAAAAATGCAGTGGAAGCGATAGAAAAGAGAAGGCAAAAAGGGGACTTAAGTGTCGCTCAAGGAAAAGTTCGTATTTCTACCGTATTAGAAAAAAGGATCATGAGACGTTCAGTGGTTTTATTTGTAGAAGATAATGGGATCGGAGTTTCGCCAGAATATAGATCTAAGGTTTTCGAACCTTATTATTCCACCAAGGACGAACATGTTTCCGGGATAGGACTTGCAATCGTTCAAAAAACAGTGATCGATCATAACGGTCATATTTCTGTGGATTCTTCCGAATTAGGCGGCTGTAAATTTAGGATAGAACTTCCGGTAGCTTAA
- the priA gene encoding replication restart helicase PriA encodes MIQYAELAFDLPILEDTFTYEVPPGAQVGMRVEAKLRGRKEEGIILSLHHNEPSYEVLQVDRVIDKTPVINEEQIQLAYWVKEQYLASLGECIHKMIPSGRRHSKVKLTEDIIASEPLKLNEEQERAYQNIKADFGKDSIHLLFGITGSGKTEVYLHLIRDILQNSNKGVLLLVPEIGLTYHIIRKLEAVFPGEIALLHSALKVSERFKAYTDLLQGKKRIAVGTRSAVFAPVSNLGLVIIDEEHDGSFKEHSTPRYHARQVALQRCRQNKAVLVLGSATPSLEVYHLAKTGKIGLQILTKRPGTAKPPTVRIEENKKDARLIGSELTFAIKQRLDKKEQVILLLNRRGYSPLIYSEKEKTYIPCPNCTSHLCYHKKGTVICHLCGFSDSLQRLESKLGEKLVMMGTGTQKLEEFLLETFPGAKVERLDQDSIQDKSVLTDVIGRLVDGEIDILTGTQMISKGLDAARVTLVGVLNAGIGLGLPDFRAGERVFSLLTQVAGRAGRSDLAGEVLIETNTVDHPIIRMALDQDYIRFYDSEIKTREELFYPPFSRLVRILSRSKDESLSLKTIEEVHQVLKKYLPEPNTVVLGPAPCPFYKIDANFRNHILIKTTVQSKWREILKKEIRPLKISKNVYLELDFDPLDLV; translated from the coding sequence TTGATCCAATACGCGGAATTAGCCTTCGATCTTCCTATCTTAGAAGATACATTCACCTACGAGGTTCCTCCAGGCGCACAAGTCGGAATGAGGGTAGAAGCCAAACTTAGAGGAAGAAAAGAAGAAGGGATCATATTATCCTTACATCATAATGAACCCAGCTACGAGGTTTTACAAGTAGATCGGGTCATAGATAAAACTCCGGTTATCAATGAAGAACAGATCCAACTTGCATATTGGGTAAAAGAACAGTATCTGGCATCTCTTGGGGAATGTATCCACAAGATGATCCCTTCCGGAAGAAGACATTCTAAAGTAAAACTTACAGAAGATATCATCGCTTCCGAACCATTAAAACTAAACGAAGAACAAGAAAGGGCTTACCAAAATATAAAAGCGGATTTCGGAAAAGATTCTATCCATCTTCTATTCGGGATCACTGGAAGCGGAAAAACAGAAGTTTATCTGCATTTGATCCGTGATATCCTGCAAAACTCAAACAAAGGAGTTTTACTTTTAGTTCCAGAGATCGGTTTGACCTATCATATTATACGCAAATTAGAAGCAGTGTTTCCGGGAGAGATCGCATTATTACATTCCGCTTTAAAAGTTTCGGAAAGATTCAAAGCATATACGGACCTTCTACAAGGTAAAAAAAGAATAGCAGTAGGCACAAGATCCGCAGTATTCGCGCCCGTCTCAAATTTGGGCCTTGTCATCATAGACGAAGAGCATGACGGTTCTTTTAAAGAACATTCTACACCAAGATACCATGCAAGGCAGGTTGCATTACAAAGATGCAGACAAAATAAAGCAGTATTAGTCTTAGGATCAGCAACTCCTTCTTTAGAAGTATACCATCTTGCTAAAACAGGTAAAATTGGTCTGCAAATCCTTACAAAAAGACCGGGAACTGCAAAACCACCTACAGTTCGGATCGAAGAAAATAAAAAAGATGCAAGGCTAATCGGTTCGGAGCTTACATTTGCGATCAAACAAAGGTTGGATAAAAAAGAACAGGTCATTCTACTTCTAAACAGAAGAGGTTACAGTCCTCTTATCTATTCAGAAAAGGAAAAAACATATATCCCTTGTCCGAATTGTACATCTCATCTATGTTATCACAAAAAAGGTACCGTTATCTGTCACCTCTGCGGTTTTTCTGATTCTCTCCAAAGATTAGAATCCAAACTGGGAGAAAAACTGGTCATGATGGGAACAGGCACCCAAAAACTAGAAGAATTCCTTTTAGAAACTTTTCCAGGTGCAAAAGTAGAACGTCTAGATCAGGATTCTATCCAAGACAAAAGTGTTCTTACGGATGTGATCGGAAGACTCGTAGACGGAGAGATAGATATTCTAACCGGAACACAAATGATCTCCAAAGGTTTAGATGCCGCTCGAGTCACTCTAGTAGGTGTTTTGAATGCAGGAATCGGTCTAGGACTTCCCGATTTCAGAGCAGGAGAAAGAGTATTTTCTCTTTTAACACAAGTAGCAGGAAGAGCGGGGCGATCAGATCTTGCAGGAGAAGTTTTGATCGAAACTAATACGGTAGATCATCCGATTATTCGAATGGCATTAGACCAAGATTATATTCGATTTTATGATTCAGAGATAAAAACAAGAGAAGAACTTTTTTATCCTCCATTCTCTCGTTTAGTACGTATCTTATCCAGATCCAAAGACGAAAGTCTTTCTCTCAAAACAATTGAAGAAGTTCATCAAGTCCTTAAAAAATATCTGCCCGAACCAAACACAGTTGTTTTAGGTCCTGCTCCTTGTCCTTTTTATAAAATAGATGCAAATTTCAGAAATCATATACTGATCAAAACAACTGTGCAGAGTAAATGGAGAGAGATCCTAAAAAAAGAGATCAGACCTCTTAAAATTTCTAAAAACGTTTACCTGGAATTGGATTTTGATCCATTGGATCTTGTCTGA
- the rpoN gene encoding RNA polymerase factor sigma-54, with protein sequence MNLNHQLVQKQTQKLVMTQDLRQSIELLPLSTLELADRISAELIENPMLEEEPGSERSKSPELYSVDDLKRKEKNDFLKNSDQGWQDSFSLDKPQYRGTDASDRNQKYIESSPNAQSLSEHLLWQLRISSLKGKEMEIAEILISMLDDRGFISQTQAELATEIGVSAKTIKKVLEQIHQLDPLGIGAGSIQETLYIQAKILKPEDKNLHDLIQKYLKDLEKLDYKGISKKMGLPVEAIEAMAAEIKKLEPFPATLYTPQKPDYIVPDVIIREIEGEFSILLNDEWLPKLKINKEYKGMLKKGAGAKDSDKEYISTKLNSAEWLIRSVNQRRQTLYRVVSAIIELQTEFFRKGVRFLKPLTLKDIAERLDLHESTVSRITSNKYVQTSWGILELKWFFSSGLKSKSSEGGMESSKTIHDIIRNLVKEEDPESPLSDQDIVEKIESKGIEIARRTVAKYRKILKILPSNQRKKVKSLEAR encoded by the coding sequence GTGAATCTGAACCATCAGTTAGTACAGAAGCAGACACAGAAGCTTGTCATGACGCAGGATTTGCGTCAATCGATAGAGCTTTTGCCTTTGTCTACTCTGGAACTCGCTGATAGGATTAGCGCCGAACTGATCGAAAATCCGATGCTCGAGGAAGAGCCAGGCTCGGAAAGAAGCAAAAGCCCCGAACTATACTCCGTAGATGATCTAAAAAGAAAAGAGAAGAATGATTTTCTAAAAAACTCGGATCAGGGTTGGCAGGATTCTTTCAGTTTAGACAAACCTCAGTATAGAGGCACAGACGCTTCTGACAGAAACCAAAAATATATTGAATCATCGCCTAACGCACAATCCCTTTCAGAACATTTACTTTGGCAACTTAGGATCTCTTCCTTAAAAGGAAAAGAAATGGAGATCGCAGAAATTTTGATCTCTATGCTGGACGATAGAGGATTTATTTCTCAGACCCAAGCAGAACTTGCAACTGAAATAGGGGTTTCCGCCAAAACGATCAAAAAAGTTCTAGAGCAGATCCATCAATTAGACCCCCTTGGAATCGGCGCCGGAAGCATTCAAGAAACATTATATATCCAAGCAAAAATCCTAAAACCGGAAGATAAAAACTTACACGATCTTATCCAAAAATACTTAAAAGACCTGGAAAAGCTGGATTATAAGGGAATTTCCAAGAAGATGGGGCTCCCGGTAGAGGCCATAGAAGCAATGGCAGCCGAAATCAAGAAGCTTGAGCCATTTCCCGCAACATTATACACTCCCCAAAAGCCGGATTATATCGTCCCGGATGTGATCATTCGAGAAATAGAAGGTGAGTTCAGCATACTATTGAACGACGAATGGCTTCCTAAATTAAAAATAAATAAAGAATACAAAGGAATGCTCAAAAAAGGAGCCGGTGCTAAGGATTCTGATAAGGAATATATTTCCACAAAACTAAACTCCGCAGAATGGCTGATCCGATCCGTAAACCAAAGAAGACAAACCTTGTATAGAGTTGTTTCTGCAATCATCGAACTACAAACTGAATTTTTCCGCAAGGGAGTGAGATTTTTAAAACCTCTTACTTTAAAAGATATCGCAGAAAGATTGGACCTTCACGAATCCACAGTTTCTCGAATCACTTCCAATAAGTATGTTCAAACTTCTTGGGGAATTTTAGAATTAAAATGGTTCTTCTCTTCCGGATTAAAATCCAAAAGTTCCGAAGGTGGAATGGAATCCTCTAAAACCATTCATGATATTATACGTAATCTAGTAAAAGAAGAAGATCCCGAAAGTCCACTCTCAGATCAGGACATAGTGGAAAAAATAGAAAGTAAAGGGATAGAGATCGCCAGAAGGACTGTGGCGAAATATCGTAAAATCCTGAAAATTTTACCATCTAACCAAAGAAAAAAAGTAAAATCTCTGGAAGCAAGGTAA
- the lptB gene encoding LPS export ABC transporter ATP-binding protein — protein MGQRIRCQNLIKIYNKRKVVDGVSFDVRKGEVVGLLGPNGAGKTTSFYMSVGFVKPDSGHVFIDDQDVTEAPMHTRAKLGVGYLAQEASIFRKLTVAENLEAILETLNIPRSEIIRRRDELLLELQIMRVANQKGFTLSGGERRRCEIARALVTNPDFILLDEPFAGVDPIAVKDIQTVINSLKKKGLGILITDHNVRETLKITDRAYIMHSGRILIAGTPKELVNDKEAKRMYLGEDFKL, from the coding sequence ATGGGACAAAGGATCCGGTGCCAAAACTTAATCAAAATTTATAATAAGCGCAAGGTTGTAGACGGAGTTAGCTTCGATGTTCGCAAAGGAGAAGTAGTAGGTCTACTAGGTCCGAATGGTGCCGGAAAAACTACTTCTTTCTACATGTCCGTTGGTTTCGTAAAACCAGATTCGGGTCATGTATTCATAGACGACCAAGACGTAACAGAAGCTCCCATGCATACTAGAGCAAAACTAGGAGTAGGTTATCTTGCACAAGAAGCTTCCATTTTTAGAAAACTGACTGTAGCAGAAAACCTAGAAGCTATCTTAGAAACTCTAAACATTCCTAGATCAGAAATCATTCGCAGAAGAGACGAATTACTGTTAGAATTACAAATTATGCGAGTCGCTAACCAAAAAGGTTTTACTCTTTCGGGCGGGGAAAGAAGAAGATGCGAAATTGCTAGAGCCTTAGTCACAAATCCGGATTTTATCCTTCTTGACGAGCCTTTCGCAGGGGTTGACCCTATAGCTGTTAAAGATATTCAAACTGTTATAAATAGTTTAAAGAAGAAGGGACTGGGCATCTTAATCACCGACCATAATGTTCGAGAAACATTAAAGATCACGGATAGGGCATATATCATGCATAGCGGTCGGATCTTAATTGCGGGAACTCCTAAAGAACTCGTGAACGATAAAGAAGCAAAGAGAATGTATCTAGGAGAGGACTTCAAGCTGTGA